The following proteins are encoded in a genomic region of Syngnathus acus chromosome 22, fSynAcu1.2, whole genome shotgun sequence:
- the si:ch211-173a9.7 gene encoding olfactomedin: MEGLGQLYDLNGLFLYIYSGLHPYNISLFQALSQWNELSAIAEAGSGGADSCTCDAFLPSATFPLKDLVVVEEAAEQISHRVELELAKIEEYESKMSQYAEKILGLTREIELLEKDPDGHSDATLEDLEVKIEQVEALIEELKLSFRSSTAFFQSLREEITVMVETLNQLEKTHDKNLVLQTRREYIHIQMELEECERRHQEIFNPNIGSCDHTGIIKVSKPIVSQLNALLGTSYIYGGWGKDSKPIPDRKSMYWFSGDSSWYIDDIRFYTNYKNLVLRNPFLHHTMSNGWNGLGSNYIVRDNTLYYQKHHPFGLAKYNFTSLKYETRVIPGASSTFSYANYAYQFFDFASDENGLWVTYATDESNGKMVIAKINEESFGIEEIWETNIYKPTINNIFMVCGVLYAVRTIDIQNEEIFFMFDTKTKEEKQISITFERFQDKYSNLDYNPIDQKLYMYNNGYYVNYHLWFNHTAKATVEPPFAPTQI, from the exons TGTATGACTTGAatggtctttttttatatatatactcGGGCCTCCATCCATATAATATCTCTCTGTTTCAGGCTCTGAGCCAGTGGAATGAACTGAGTGCGATTGCTGAGGCTGGAAGTGGTGGTGCGGATTCTTGCACTTGTGACGCCTTTTTGCCAAGTGCTACGTTTCCTTTAAAAGATCTCGTGGTGGTGGAAGAGGCAGCTGAGCAGATCTCCCACAGGGTGGAGCTGGAGCTGGCCAAG aTCGAGGAATATGAGAGTAAGATGTCCCAATATGCGGAAAAAATCCTCGGGCTAACAAGGGAAATTGAGCTACTGGAAAAGGATCCTGATGGCCATAGTGATGCCACTCTGGAAGACTTGGAGGTGAAGATTGAACAAGTTGAAGCTCTGATTGAAGAGCTGAAGCTCTCATTCCGAAGCTCGACTGCTTTCTTCCAGTCGCTTCGCGAAGAG atCACAGTCATGGTGGAGACCCTGAACCAGCTGGAGAAGACCCACGATAAGAATTTGGTTCTCCAGACACGCCGAGAGTACATCCATATCCAAATGGAGCTAGAAGAGTGCGAGAGACGCCACCAAGAGATCTTCAACCCCAACATTG GTTCCTGCGATCATACGGGTATCATCAAGGTCAGCAAGCCTATCGTGAGTCAACTTAATGCTCTTCTGGGCACCTCCTACATTTACGGAGGCTGGGGCAAAGACTCAAAGCCAATTCCTGACAGGAAGTCCATGTACTGGTTCTCCGGAGATTCCTCTTGGTACATTGATGACATTAGGTTCTACACAAACTACAAAAATCTGGTTTTAAGAAACCCTTTCCTGCATCACACCATGTCAAATGGATGGAATGGTCTTGGCAGCAATTATATAGTTCGTGACAACACACTATATTATCAGAAACACCATCCATTTGGGTTGGCTAAATATAATTTTACAAGCTTAAAATATGAAACCAGAGTGATTCCTGGGGCAAGCTCGACCTTTTCCTACGCCAATTATGCGTATCAGTTCTTTGATTTTGCTTCGGATGAGAATGGCCTTTGGGTGACGTATGCCACGGATGAGTCAAACGGCAAGATGGTCATTGCTAAAATAAACGAAGAGTCTTTTGGGATTGAGGAAATATGGGAGACCAATATCTATAAACCAACCATTAATAACATCTTTATGGTGTGTGGTGTTCTTTATGCTGTCAGGACAATTGACATCCAGAATGAAGagatatttttcatgtttgacACTAAAaccaaagaagaaaagcaaattaGTATAACTTTTGAGCGCTTCCAGGACAAGTATTCCAACCTGGATTATAATCCAATTGATCAGAAATTGTACATGTACAATAATGGCTACTACGTTAACTACCACTTGTGGTTTAACCACACGGCTAAGGCTACAGTTGAACCACCTTTTGCTCCAACCCAAATCTGA